A DNA window from Legionella sp. MW5194 contains the following coding sequences:
- a CDS encoding peptide MFS transporter — protein sequence MFLEAIKKQLPVWDTRQLQTNNIVMITFWSQFSVYALNTVLVLFLTRPLLAHGLGYSHAKAYAFIGITQATSYLMPVLGGFMADQVLGVRRAILYGSIMLALAYLLVMLSGLSLSGFGDKLFIAAYAFIPATNSLLLGTASGLVSRIYEDDAIEAKAAMTFYYMAINVGALLATILAPALLDSAYGPLSVLAVTFIGKSMAALNFARRYSLYDNVIWGKDQQPMTAKTRYRLAAYLAAIYAFTLLAYSHVQIASLVIGSGCAAGIAWFLIKTFALSGESRNRQLIALLLILEAVVFFVIYNQMNSTLVLFAKSNSNLNLFGLTILPAQYQILNPLLIILLGSQLPRFYRLFPRFTIPYQFAAGTLLSGLALLIMAFASQQAVEGYVEGNYIALTYILITLAELWVSAIGLSMIGLYCDGQNIAFAMGVWYLASSLSNAISGQLAGWVDIPEAVKSAEQTLPVYQHYYLWVGFAAVALGALMAFIAFLMQRHMARRGVRLA from the coding sequence GTGTTTTTAGAGGCCATAAAAAAACAACTGCCCGTCTGGGATACCCGCCAGCTGCAAACCAATAACATCGTGATGATCACCTTCTGGAGTCAGTTTTCGGTTTATGCCTTAAACACGGTTCTTGTTTTATTTTTAACCCGCCCCTTATTGGCCCATGGTTTGGGTTACAGCCATGCCAAAGCCTACGCGTTTATTGGCATCACTCAGGCAACCAGCTACCTCATGCCGGTTCTGGGCGGTTTTATGGCGGACCAGGTGCTTGGAGTAAGGCGTGCGATTCTTTACGGCAGCATCATGCTGGCCTTAGCCTATCTGCTGGTTATGTTAAGCGGTTTAAGCTTAAGCGGGTTCGGCGATAAACTGTTTATCGCCGCCTATGCGTTCATTCCGGCAACCAACTCCCTGTTATTGGGAACTGCTTCCGGCCTCGTTTCCCGTATTTATGAAGACGATGCCATTGAAGCCAAAGCGGCTATGACTTTTTACTACATGGCCATCAATGTCGGCGCCCTGCTCGCCACGATATTGGCTCCGGCTTTACTGGACAGCGCCTACGGTCCCCTGTCAGTCCTGGCTGTCACCTTCATCGGTAAATCCATGGCGGCGCTTAATTTTGCCAGGCGGTATTCCCTTTATGACAATGTCATCTGGGGTAAAGACCAGCAACCGATGACCGCTAAAACGCGTTATCGTCTCGCGGCTTACCTCGCAGCCATTTATGCTTTTACCCTGCTTGCCTATTCCCATGTCCAGATTGCAAGCCTGGTCATCGGTTCAGGCTGCGCGGCCGGGATTGCCTGGTTCCTCATTAAAACATTTGCCTTATCCGGCGAGAGCCGCAACCGGCAACTGATTGCGTTATTGCTTATCCTTGAGGCAGTTGTCTTTTTTGTTATTTACAATCAGATGAACAGTACCCTGGTGCTGTTTGCCAAAAGCAATTCCAACCTTAACCTGTTTGGCTTAACCATTCTTCCGGCACAATATCAAATTTTAAACCCGCTACTCATTATTCTGCTCGGCTCGCAATTACCCCGGTTTTACCGCCTGTTTCCGCGCTTTACCATCCCTTATCAATTCGCAGCCGGAACGCTGCTGTCGGGGCTCGCGCTGCTGATTATGGCCTTTGCCTCACAGCAGGCTGTCGAGGGTTATGTCGAAGGGAATTACATTGCGCTGACCTATATACTGATTACCTTGGCCGAATTATGGGTGAGCGCCATCGGCTTGAGCATGATCGGCCTTTATTGCGATGGACAAAACATCGCCTTTGCCATGGGCGTCTGGTACCTGGCAAGCTCGCTGTCCAATGCCATTTCCGGACAACTGGCAGGCTGGGTTGATATCCCTGAGGCTGTGAAGTCAGCAGAGCAAACACTCCCGGTTTACCAGCATTATTACCTTTGGGTAGGCTTCGCCGCAGTCGCCCTTGGCGCGTTGATGGCCTTTATTGCTTTTCTGATGCAAAGGCACATGGCGCGTCGAGGGGTGCGGTTGGCTTAG
- the cas6f gene encoding type I-F CRISPR-associated endoribonuclease Cas6/Csy4, whose product MDHYQDIIIFSEPEFPVPVLMNALYSQLHKALCDLHSTSIGVSFPKYDKTLGNILRVHGNKIALQGLQNLNWIGGMKGYCVENPIRSVPVCTKFRTVYRKQPTKSQSKLRRLLKRGSLAETQIGQYEASRIENFWDSAYFQLVSGSNGKRYRRYLELGKMLDQPVLGEFDQFGLSKTTTIPWFSEDLS is encoded by the coding sequence ATGGATCACTATCAAGATATTATTATTTTTTCCGAACCGGAATTTCCCGTGCCAGTGCTCATGAATGCGCTTTATAGTCAACTCCATAAAGCACTATGCGATCTTCATTCGACCTCTATTGGCGTTAGTTTTCCAAAGTACGACAAAACCTTGGGAAATATTTTGCGTGTTCATGGTAACAAAATAGCATTGCAGGGATTACAAAATTTGAATTGGATCGGTGGGATGAAGGGGTACTGTGTAGAAAACCCAATTCGCTCTGTCCCTGTTTGTACAAAGTTCCGCACGGTTTATCGCAAGCAACCGACCAAGAGCCAATCCAAATTAAGAAGGTTATTAAAGCGCGGATCATTAGCCGAGACTCAAATTGGGCAATACGAAGCAAGCAGGATTGAAAATTTTTGGGATAGTGCTTATTTCCAATTGGTAAGTGGCTCTAATGGAAAAAGATACCGACGATACCTTGAGCTGGGTAAAATGCTCGATCAGCCTGTACTCGGGGAGTTTGATCAGTTTGGTCTTTCTAAAACCACCACTATTCCGTGGTTTAGCGAGGATTTATCATGA
- a CDS encoding class I SAM-dependent methyltransferase, whose translation MSLKAMYNEIASHYATADRFGSLSESHKTAIEQIKKEHLGFKENYKILDFGVGNGAFLEKLREYLPNAHYTGIDISSEMLTQARKRLPLTTIEASATEASHYLPHHSQDLVLAHFINAYIPIHTLFSEADLLTRSNGYFSLITTTYESFPIAQQQLANFIAQGTMLSSVVGHYYKTMVKNTTVASGLDELLHVFAQHQFKVVEHQRLHIPVTLNDVDELALFGIEGTWFLNTLSMRMLPKNFLVARLKRLFDRIFTFPYHDTHIIDVILAKK comes from the coding sequence ATGTCCTTAAAGGCCATGTATAACGAAATCGCGAGTCACTACGCGACAGCTGATCGCTTTGGCTCTTTAAGCGAGAGTCATAAAACAGCAATAGAACAGATTAAGAAAGAACATTTGGGTTTTAAAGAGAATTACAAGATTCTTGATTTTGGCGTAGGCAACGGCGCCTTTCTTGAAAAACTCAGAGAATACCTTCCCAATGCTCATTATACCGGGATTGATATTTCCTCCGAAATGCTGACTCAAGCCCGAAAAAGACTTCCCCTGACCACCATCGAAGCCAGCGCCACCGAAGCGAGCCATTATCTCCCCCACCACAGCCAGGATTTGGTTCTGGCTCATTTCATCAATGCCTACATCCCTATCCATACCCTGTTCTCCGAGGCTGACCTGCTGACGCGCTCCAATGGTTATTTTTCGTTAATTACAACAACGTATGAATCCTTTCCCATCGCCCAGCAGCAACTGGCCAATTTCATCGCCCAGGGCACCATGCTAAGCAGTGTGGTCGGCCATTATTACAAAACCATGGTCAAAAACACCACGGTAGCCAGCGGGCTGGATGAATTACTGCATGTCTTCGCCCAACATCAGTTTAAAGTGGTTGAGCATCAGCGTCTTCATATTCCGGTGACGCTCAATGACGTTGATGAACTCGCCCTTTTTGGCATTGAGGGAACCTGGTTTTTAAATACCCTGTCGATGCGAATGCTGCCTAAAAATTTTTTAGTGGCACGTCTGAAGCGATTATTCGACAGGATATTTACTTTCCCCTACCATGACACCCATATTATTGATGTGATTCTCGCCAAGAAATAA